TAACTACATATTTTAGATTAAACGTTTTTATCCAAAATTTGAAATCTATAATACTTGAAATAATACTTAAAAAGCTTTCTTTAAATGTTTCTTTACTTAAAGCTTCTCCAAGTTTTCCTAAAAAGACGTAAGAATAAAATAAAAGATATACACTAAAAAATCCTAACAATACTTTAGTAATAAAAGAAGTTTTTGAAACCGCAAGTAAAAAGTCGTGAGGATTTGCTAATATAAAAATTGAACCTGTGAATTTTAAAATAATAATAAAAAATGTTGCAAACAGTGTAACTATTATGAAACCTCCGAGCATTATTCCCATTGCACTTGGAATAAAGTGCAGTAAAAATGTGCTAAATGGCTGTTTTTCGAGTGTTGCAAAATATTCTTTGTCATTATCCGTTATTCTTATCAAATAGATCAATAAAACACCTATACTTAAATAAATTAATTTTTCAAAAATAAATGAAACTATACTTATAACAGGGTATGCTTGTATGATTGACAGGATTGAAACCAATATTATTACCAATAAGAATTTCTTAATTTCCGCGACTGTCAAAAATGTATATTTAAAGATATCTTTCATTTCAAACCTTTTTTACGGAATTTTATCACATTTATATGTTGTATGTTTGTTATAATTTTACAAAAAGTGATGTAATGAGGATATTTTTGATTTTTTTTGCTGTTTATTTATATGCATTTGAAATAATTCCAATACATTACGTAAAATATAATACTTCTAAAGCGAAATTGGGGGAAAAACTTTTTTTTGACAAACGTTTATCAAAGTATAAAGATATTAGTTGTGCTTCTTGTCATAATTTAAAACGTTACGGAGTTGATAACAGAAGGTTTTCTATTGGAACGGGGGGAGTTGTTGATAAACCGATGAATTCATTAAGTGTGTATAACGTAATATTTAATGCCGGGTACTTTTGGAACGGGAGAAGCGAAACACTTGAAGAGCAAGTAATTAGTAGTTTAACTGATAAAAAAGAACATAACTTAACAGTTTCTGAAATTGAAAATGTTGTAAGAAGTGAAAAAAAGTATGTTCAAGAGTTCGAAAAAATATATCATAAAAAACCTTCTATTAATGAAATTGCCAATGCAATTGCTGAGTTTGAAAAAAGCTTAATAACACCAAATTCTAAATTTGATAAATATTTATTAGGAAGGGTAAAATTAAGTAAGCAGGAAACGAGGGGGTATTATATTTTTAAAA
This genomic interval from Nautilia profundicola AmH contains the following:
- a CDS encoding cytochrome-c peroxidase; this encodes MRIFLIFFAVYLYAFEIIPIHYVKYNTSKAKLGEKLFFDKRLSKYKDISCASCHNLKRYGVDNRRFSIGTGGVVDKPMNSLSVYNVIFNAGYFWNGRSETLEEQVISSLTDKKEHNLTVSEIENVVRSEKKYVQEFEKIYHKKPSINEIANAIAEFEKSLITPNSKFDKYLLGRVKLSKQETRGYYIFKMYGCITCHNGINVGSNSYQKLGIFLNNIKFIRGLDRSYVTKSADDMYVYRVPSLRNVEKTYPYFHDGSVKTLKEAIKLMGELNLGINIPAEDINDIEVFLKTLTGEIKR